AAATCGGATTTAGGTATTACACCTACAAATGATGGTACTCTAATTCGTATTGCGATTCCTGCACTAACGGAAGAACGACGTAAAGAACTGGTGAAACAAGTAAAAAAAGAAGCAGAAGAAGCAAAGATTAATATTCGTAATGTTCGTCGTGATGGCAATGACGATCTGAAAAAATTAGAGAAATCCGGGGATATTACGGAAGATGATTTGAGAGCATATACAGAAGAGATTCAAAAGCTCACTGATTCAAATATCGAAAAAATCGATGCAATTACGAAAGAAAAAGAAAAAGAAATTCTGGAAGTTTAACTTTGAACTTTTCGTTTGCAAAAGGCGTCCTT
The nucleotide sequence above comes from Psychrobacillus glaciei. Encoded proteins:
- the frr gene encoding ribosome recycling factor, producing MPKQVVEQTKDKMAKSISVYSRELSTIRAGRASAALLDKISVDYYGAPTPINQMAGIATPEARLITIQPYDKTILGDIEKAIMKSDLGITPTNDGTLIRIAIPALTEERRKELVKQVKKEAEEAKINIRNVRRDGNDDLKKLEKSGDITEDDLRAYTEEIQKLTDSNIEKIDAITKEKEKEILEV